CGTCATCCGCGCCGGCCGCGAGGTGTCGGGCCGCAAGGACGTCCGCTGCACCATCTCCATCGGCGGGTTCGTGCCCAAGCCGCACACCCCGTTCCAGTGGGCCGCGCAGTGCGACCCGGAGACCGTGGACGACCGGCTGCGCAAGCTGCGCGACGCGGTCAACTCCGACCGCTCGCTGGGCCGCAACATCGGCATGCGCTACCACGACGGCAAGCCGTCCCTGATCGAGGGACTGCTGTCGCGCGGCGACCGGCGCATCGGCCTCGTCATCGAGCGGGTGTGGCGCGAGGGCGGCCGCTTCGACGGCTGGTCCGAGCACTTCTCCTACGACCGCTGGGTGAACGCCGCCGCGGCCGAGCTGGAGCCGCTGGGCGTGGACCTGGCGTGGTTCACCACCCGTGAGCGCGAGGAGCTGGAGGTCCTGCCCTGGGACCACCTCGACTCGGGGCTCGACAAGGAGTGGCTCTGGGCCGACTGGCAGGACGCGCTGGACGAGCGGGAGCAGGACGACTGCCGCTGGACGCCGTGCTTCGACTGCGGTGTGTGCCCCGCGATGGGCACGGACATCGAGGTCGGGCCGACGGGGCGGACGCTGCTGCCGATCGCACCGGTGGGCAAGGGCTCACCGGTGCGCAACCCGGCGCTGACCAAGCCCTGAACCCGTCGGGGGACCCACCCCTGGTGGGGTGACATTCATCACACACGTTCCGCGGGCCGGTGCGGGATCACTCCCGCACCGCGGCCAGCGCGTCGACCACGCCGTGGCCGTAGAAGCCGTTGTACTCCGAGTACCCCGTGCAGAACGCGTCCTGCACACCCGTGCCGTTGAGGTCGTAGTCGGCGGGGCACGGCAGCGTCTCCGCCTGCGCGTTGAGCATCCGCGACAGCTCCGGCGCCCCCGCCTGCGGGTGCGTGGACGCCAGCAGCGCCGCCACCCCGGCCACGTGCGGCGCGGCCATCGACGTGCCGCACGAGTAGTCGTACCCCGACGGCACGGTCGAGAGCACGCAGCCGTTCTGCGCGTCGTCCGGCACCTGCTTGCGATCGCCGCCGGGCGCCGTCACGTCGACCGCGCCCAGCCCGTAGGAGCTGTACCCGGCCTTCACCTTCTCCGAACCGATCGACGACACCGCCACGACGTTGCGCAGCTGCGCGGGCAGCACCAGGCACGTGCTGTCCACCGGCTGCGGCTTCACGTCCTCGGGTGCCGCGTTGGTCGGGCTCAGCGCGTCCAGGCCCGGCTTGGTCAGGTCGGCCGCCCCGTTGCCCGCCGCCGCCACCGTCAGCACGCCGCGCGCGGTCGCGTACTCCACCGCCCGGCGCACCGCCTCGTACACGACGGACTGTCCCACCTTGTTCTGGCAGGTGAACACCCACGGGTCGATGAAGTAGCTGTTGTTCGTGATGGTCATGCCCCGTTCGGCGGCCCACATGAACCCGCACACCGCGTACTCGGGGTAGATGAACCCGGCGTCGTCCACGACCTTCACCGAGGCGATCCGCACGCCCGGCGCGACGCCCGTGGTGCCCAGGCCGTCGTCGGCCGCCGCGATGGTGCCCGCCACGTGCGTGCCGTGCGCCGACGTCGTCGGCGACCACGCCGCCCGCGCCGGGTCGGCCACACCGGTCGTGCAGCCCGCCGACAGCTCCGGGTCGAGCGCGCCCACCAGGTCGGGGTGCGTCGGGTCGATGCCCGAGTCGAGGACGCCGACCACCACGTCCCGGCTGCCGGTGCTCACCGCGTGCGCCTCGGCGGCCCGGATGAGGTCCATGTCCCACTGCT
This region of Saccharothrix longispora genomic DNA includes:
- a CDS encoding S8 family peptidase, producing the protein MPLLRRVRAVAVTSVLLATGCFAATAGASAEPEAPPTSPGCVQPGPTLRYLVVFERGTSEPLANARVAGACGTTTGYYPQIAVAVAVSADPGFTRRMGVERTYSAQQDGLSRRTGAPARKTKDDELGGARRTAGAVDRTAEQWDMDLIRAAEAHAVSTGSRDVVVGVLDSGIDPTHPDLVGALDPELSAGCTTGVADPARAAWSPTTSAHGTHVAGTIAAADDGLGTTGVAPGVRIASVKVVDDAGFIYPEYAVCGFMWAAERGMTITNNSYFIDPWVFTCQNKVGQSVVYEAVRRAVEYATARGVLTVAAAGNGAADLTKPGLDALSPTNAAPEDVKPQPVDSTCLVLPAQLRNVVAVSSIGSEKVKAGYSSYGLGAVDVTAPGGDRKQVPDDAQNGCVLSTVPSGYDYSCGTSMAAPHVAGVAALLASTHPQAGAPELSRMLNAQAETLPCPADYDLNGTGVQDAFCTGYSEYNGFYGHGVVDALAAVRE